GAGACAATCATCCACGACCTCTTCAGCCGCTGAAGTGTTGCCTCTTGCGGACATGTAGGCAGGTTCTCGGAGATTTTTTTCCGAGGAGATAGAGATGTCGGTCCTGTTGAGCGAAGATTTCGACGAACTGATGGAGGCAGCGATGGTCTCGCCCTATGGTGAGATTGACGGTCACGCGGAGGAGTACGAGTTCCTTTGGGAAGCGGAACGTACGGAGGCCGACGTCATCAACACGCGGCCCGATGGGTATTCCATTTGCGCCATGAATGACGCTGATCATCCCGCGGTGGTTTTGGTGGACCCGGACGGCAAAGTCAGCGGCTTCTACTACCGGTTCGCGGCCTGGATCGATGAGGAACATCGTGGCCACGGATTGAGTGTTGAAACGATCCTCGCTTACGACGGCTATTTTCAGGATGCGGCCTGGGAAGGGGATCTGCAGGAGTGCATCGGAGGGATGACCTTCTCTGACGGTGGCTACCGGGCGCATACTCGTGCCCAGCAGGTCGCCTTGAAGCGAGCTTCCGAGGCCAATAACCAAGATCCTGAGCTGGCGCCGGGCATGGCCCTTTGAAAACCCGCTCAGTTGTAGAGAGACATGTGATTTTTGCAGTTCTGTCATACATTTATGACAATTGAATTTTAGTGCGACCGGGACACTTGGCGGTTGCCAGCATAAGGAGTTCAGGCATGGCGGCACACACTCTCACGCCAGACGCATTCGACCGTCGCCTTAAGCCGGGTCACGGCTTGATCGCAGCTTGCTCGAAGATCGCAGCAACCTTCCGGGAACAGGCTGATGCGACACGTACACGTGCGCGTCTCGCGCAGCTTACGGATCGGCAGCTCGATGATATCGGGTTGTGCCGGGCGGATCTGCAAAGGATTGGCAGGTTCTGAGTTCAACGAAGACGATCCTCGGGAACCAAAATGGCCGCGCGTTCGCGGCCATTTACTTTTGCGCTCTGAAAATCCGCTCAGTTGTAGGGTGCCCTGGGGCGAGGCTCAGAGCCCCTTCGCTGCATAGGCTGCGGCGATCTTCTGGAT
The Salipiger sp. CCB-MM3 genome window above contains:
- a CDS encoding DUF1127 domain-containing protein, encoding MAAHTLTPDAFDRRLKPGHGLIAACSKIAATFREQADATRTRARLAQLTDRQLDDIGLCRADLQRIGRF